One part of the Actinomyces howellii genome encodes these proteins:
- the purU gene encoding formyltetrahydrofolate deformylase yields MSSDAQHLVLTLSCPDRPGIVHAVSGALARRGGNITESSQFGDAETGLFFMRVTVMTRVPRTELEADLAELAETYGMRWSLDEVDRPMRTLIMVSKEGHCLSDLLFRATSQGLPIEALAVVGNHETLRPVAEFYGVPFHHIPVTAETKAESEAALLELVDRLGIELVVLARYMQILSPALCERLHGGVINIHHSFLPSFKGAKPYHQAHERGVKLIGATAHYVTPDLDEGPIIEQDVTRASHADSAPALQRKGQDVERRVLAQAVTWHAEHRVLLNGQRTVVFS; encoded by the coding sequence ATGAGTTCTGACGCGCAGCACCTTGTCCTGACGCTCTCGTGCCCAGACCGGCCCGGCATCGTCCACGCCGTCTCGGGCGCCCTGGCGCGTCGGGGCGGGAACATCACCGAGTCCAGCCAGTTCGGCGACGCGGAGACAGGCCTGTTCTTCATGCGTGTCACCGTCATGACCCGGGTGCCGCGCACCGAGCTCGAGGCCGACCTGGCCGAGCTTGCCGAGACCTACGGGATGCGGTGGTCCCTTGATGAGGTCGACCGTCCCATGCGCACGCTCATCATGGTCTCCAAGGAGGGCCACTGCTTGTCGGACCTGCTGTTCCGCGCCACCTCCCAGGGCCTGCCCATCGAGGCCCTCGCGGTTGTGGGCAATCACGAGACCCTGCGCCCGGTCGCGGAGTTCTACGGGGTCCCCTTCCACCACATCCCGGTGACCGCGGAGACGAAGGCGGAGTCCGAGGCTGCGCTCCTGGAGCTGGTCGACCGCCTCGGCATCGAGCTGGTGGTCCTGGCCCGCTACATGCAGATCCTCTCGCCGGCCCTGTGCGAGCGCCTCCACGGCGGGGTCATCAACATCCACCACTCGTTCCTGCCCAGCTTCAAGGGGGCCAAGCCCTACCACCAGGCCCACGAGCGCGGCGTCAAGCTCATCGGCGCCACCGCCCACTACGTCACGCCGGACCTCGACGAGGGTCCGATCATCGAGCAGGACGTCACCCGCGCCTCCCACGCAGACTCCGCCCCCGCGCTCCAGCGCAAGGGCCAGGACGTCGAGCGGCGGGTCCTCGCGCAGGCGGTCACCTGGCACGCCGAGCACAGGGTGCTGCTCAACGGGCAGCGCACCGTCGTCTTCTCATGA
- a CDS encoding beta-class carbonic anhydrase, with product MVTCMDRRLDVMTLFDLQPGDAYVIRNAGGILTDDVRRSLAIAQHALGVEQVVLVHHTDCGMSRLDDEDFVARLARRTGVRPTWEPGGFRNVADDVRAALRELAADPHVPGGAAARGFVYDVGDGTLTEVTADTAP from the coding sequence GTGGTCACGTGCATGGACAGGCGCCTGGATGTCATGACCCTGTTCGATCTCCAGCCCGGTGACGCCTACGTCATCCGCAACGCCGGCGGGATCCTGACCGACGACGTGCGCCGGTCCCTCGCCATCGCCCAGCACGCGCTGGGTGTCGAGCAGGTGGTGCTCGTTCACCACACCGACTGCGGCATGTCCCGTCTGGACGACGAGGACTTCGTCGCGCGACTGGCCCGCAGGACGGGGGTCCGCCCGACGTGGGAGCCGGGAGGATTCAGGAACGTGGCTGACGACGTGCGCGCGGCCCTGCGCGAGCTGGCCGCCGACCCGCACGTTCCCGGGGGCGCTGCAGCCCGGGGCTTCGTCTACGACGTCGGCGACGGCACGTTGACCGAGGTGACCG